The following are encoded in a window of Primulina eburnea isolate SZY01 chromosome 4, ASM2296580v1, whole genome shotgun sequence genomic DNA:
- the LOC140831076 gene encoding cyclin-A2-4-like, producing MKAYQLASTNCHIMRQTGMNNENTSSNITGSNLRITRARLKALGSLGGLPPLHPSAKQDGKRVSRTKYKRAASYDNKNASSPAACPQQKKRATLKDITNITCDNLYTNCIGATAGQARNQESKSSRQNIGKMVTACFAKEFQVPGYGRGNVKEKMNILKVEESQEIGPIVNLAIEPTEGVEHKISSTAVPIPLDTMPSSHTPQLTPYNRQNGKLLSKQENLGDRGITDIDLEKHPLMCSMYAADIYSNLRAIQIYRRPSVDYMEKQQHDITEAMRGILVDWLVEVSEEYRLIPDTLYLTINLIDRFLSAINIEKQKLQLLGVTCMLIASKYEEICAPCVENFCFITDNTYTKGEVLKMEGLVLNHLGFQLSIPTTKKFLRRFIHAAQVSYEIPSVELEFLANYLAELTLVEYNFLKFLPSLIAASAVFLARWTLDQSDHPWNPTLEYYTMYKTSDLKYTVLELQDLQLNTKTYTLGTIREKYKQSKFKCVSTFRPQKPVQSLF from the exons ACGAGCTCGGTTAAAAGCCTTAGGCTCTTTAGGAGGATTGCCTCCTTTACATCCTTCAGCAAAACAGGATGGGAAACGGGTCTCGCGTACAAAATATAAAAGAGCAGCATCGTATGACAACAAAAATGCATCAAGTCCAGCTGCTTGTCCCCAGCAAAAGAAAAGGGCTACTCTAAAGGATATAACTAACATCACTTGTGATAATTTGTACACAAACTGCATCGGTGCAACTGCAGGACAA GCAAGAAACCAGGAAAGTAAAAGCTCGAGACAAAATATTGGGAAGATGGTAACTGCTTGTTTTGCTAAAGAGTTTCAGGTTCCTGGGTATGGAAGGGGAAACGTCAAAGAGAAAATGAACATTCTAAAGGTGGAGGAATCACAAGAAATTGGTCCCATAGTGAACTTGGCAATTGAACCAACCGAAGGAGTCGAACACAAAATTTCGAGTACAGCAGTTCCGATTCCTTTGGATACAATGCCCAGTAGTCACACTCCACAGCTAACTCCATACAACAGAC AGAATGGCAAGCTTTTAAGTAAGCAGGAAAACTTGGGTGATAGGGGCATCACTGATATAGATTTAGAAAAGCATCCGCTCATGTGTAGCATGTATGCAGCTGACATATATTCTAATCTTCGAGCAATACAG ATTTACCGAAGGCCTTCGGTTGATTACATGGAAAAGCAGCAGCATGATATCACTGAGGCAATGAGGGGTATTCTGGTTGATTGGCTTGTGGAG GTTTCTGAAGAATATAGGCTGATCCCTGATACACTCTACTTAACTATAAATCTTATAGATAGATTTCTATCGGCGATTAACATTGAGAAGCAGAAGTTGCAACTCCTTGGAGTAACATGCATGCTAATTGCTTC GAAATACGAAGAAATTTGTGCTCCTTGTGTGGAAAATTTTTGCTTTATTACAGACAACACCTACACAAAAGGAGAG GTACTGAAAATGGAAGGACTTGTTTTGAACCATTTAGGCTTTCAATTGTCTATTCCCACCACGAAAAAGTTCCTCAG GAGGTTCATTCATGCAGCGCAAGTTTCTTATGAG ATCCCTTCTGTGGAGCTGGAATTCTTGGCTAATTATTTAGCAGAACTAACACTGGTGGAGTACAATTTCCTGAAGTTCCTTCCTTCTCTAATTGCTGCCTCAGCAGTATTCCTAGCCAGATGGACACTTGATCAATCAGACCATCCATGG aatCCAACGCTAGAGTACTACACAATGTACAAAACATCAGACCTGAAATACACAGTTCTTGAATTGCAAGATTTACAGCTTAACACCAAGACATATACACTTGGCACCATTCGTGAAAAATATAAGCAATCCAAA TTCAAGTGTGTTTCAACTTTTCGTCCACAAAAACCTGTTCAATCACTGTTCTAA
- the LOC140831075 gene encoding serine/threonine protein phosphatase 2A 57 kDa regulatory subunit B' kappa isoform-like: protein MWKKILNKLPRKSQKPDQDSSRNPSLGHYVSSQASSQANEANTAAKRASAAAIFPSNAIAGIEPLLAFKDVSSSEKMNLYISKVSLCCVVFDFTDPAKSVQEKEIKRATLLELVDFLSQNPPKFSEPAILASCKMCSINLFRAFPPNNRLSNKSASEKDDDDEPTFEPAWSHLQIVYDFLLKFVTSTSLEAKAGKKYINHSFILKIIELFDSGDPRERDCLKAVLHRIYGKFMAHRPFLRKGISNVFYRFVFETEKHNGIAELLEIFGSVITGFTLPLKEEHKIFLWRALIPLHKPKSLGVYFQQLSYCVIQFIEKEPVLACSVIEGLLRYWPITNSQKEVMFLGELEEILELINMAEFQKIMVPLFWRIRHCINSYHFQVAERALFLWNNDKIINLINHNRHVILPIIFPALESNSKNHWNHAVLNLTLNVKKMLVEMDDALVISCTFNCQEAQDTSNLAIERRKEIWDRLENTASLQPMPIVGNTAVLVTH from the exons ATGTGGAAGAAAATTCTCAATAAACTCCCCCGAAAATCCCAGAAGCCAGATCAAGATTCATCTAGGAACCCTAGCTTGGGCCATTATGTATCGTCTCAGGCTTCGAGCCAGGCCAATGAAGCGAACACTGCTGCTAAACGGGCTTCAGCTGCTGCAATCTTTCCATCTAATGCGATTGCTGGAATTGAGCCACTGTTAGCCTTCAAGGATGTTTCAAGCTCCGAAAAAATGAATCTTTACATTAGTAAGGTGAGTCTTTGCTGTGTGGTCTTTGATTTCACGGATCCAGCCAAAAGTGTTCAAGAAAAGGAAATTAAGCGAGCTACGCTGCTTGAGCTGGTGGATTTTTTGTCACAGAATCCACCGAAATTCTCTGAGCCTGCAATTTTAGCTTCTTGCAAGATGTGCTCCATAAATTTGTTCCGTGCTTTCCCGCCTAATAATCGGTTGAGTAATAAAAGTGCAAGTGAAAAGGATGATGATGACGAGCCCACATTTGAGCCCGCTTGGTCACACTTGCAGATAGTGTATGATTTCTTACTTAAGTTTGTGACTTCCACTTCGTTGGAAGCTAAGGCTGGAAAGAAGTATATTAATCATTCCTTCATTTTGAAAATTATTGAGCTGTTTGATTCGGGGGATCCTAGGGAAAGGGACTGTTTAAAAGCGGTTCTGCATAGGATTTATGGGAAGTTTATGGCCCACAGGCCATTTTTAAGAAAGGGTATAAGCAATGTGTTCTATAGATTCGTGTTCGAGACAGAGAAGCATAATGGGATTGCTGAATTGTTGGAGATTTTTGGGAGTGTCATCACAGGATTCACTTTGCCTTTAAAGGAGGAGCATAAGATATTTCTTTGGAGAGCATTGATTCCACTCCACAAACCGAAGTCTTTGGGGGTTTACTTTCAACAGCTCTCATATTGCGTAATTCAGTTTATTGAAAAGGAACCTGTGTTGGCTTGCAGTGTGATTGAGGGGCTGTTGAGATATTGGCCGATCACGAATAGCCAGAAGGAGGTGATGTTTTTAGGTGAGTTGGAGGAGATTCTTGAATTGATCAACATGGCTGAGTTTCAGAAAATCATGGTTCCGTTGTTCTGGCGCATCAGGCACTGCATTAATAGTTATCATTTTCAG GTAGCTGAGAGGGCTCTGTTTCTTTGGAACAACGACAAAATCATCAATCTAATCAATCATAACCGTCATGTTATACTGCCAATAATATTCCCAGCTCTGGAATCCAATTCAAAAAATCACTGGAACCATGCCGTCCTGAACTTAACCTTAAACGTGAAAAAGATGCTTGTAGAAATGGATGATGCCCTAGTCATATCTTGCACATTTAATTGCCAAGAAGCGCAAGATACTTCGAACTTGGCCATTGAAAGGCGGAAGGAAATCTGGGACCGTCTGGAAAACACAGCTAGTCTTCAACCAATGCCGATAGTTGGGAATACCGCTGTTCTGGTGACTCATTGA
- the LOC140829838 gene encoding uncharacterized protein, which translates to MRQKQWTHYRDWCEIFGNNRATGERATNFENALHEVLNIDNELCTAAWLANTPAFNTVDAAEDSKSETNTPSSKLKECVTSKIKKRKKATEDEQTIVEAIKNLADIAKTTMTYLIKKLASEDKLSDAQDQVLNALDEMTHISEVEQVLAAKLLFNNHNDWAMFQRIGQRGKICLVNRLLAGQVMSEEHVSL; encoded by the coding sequence ATGAGACAAAAGCAGTGGACACATTACCGTGACTGGTGTGAGATATTTGGAAATAATCGTGCTACAGGTGAGCGCGCAACCAATTTCGAGAATGCACTTCATGAGGTCCTAAACATAGATAATGAACTATGTACTGCTGCGTGGCTTGCCAATACACCTGCATTTAACACAGTTGATGCTGCCGAAGACTCTAAATCTGAGACTAATACACCATCATCAAAACTTAAGGAATGTGTAACTTCAAAAATTAAGAAAAGGAAGAAAGCCACTGAAGATGAACAGACAATTGTTGAAGCCATCAAAAACCTCGCCGACATAGCGAAAACAACAATGACATATTTGATCAAGAAGCTTGCTTCAGAGGACAAGCTCTCAGATGCACAAGATCAGGTGTTGAATGCGTTGGATGAGATGACTCATATTTCGGAGGTCGAGCAAGTGCTTGCTGCTAAGTTGTTGTTTAACAACCACAACGACTGGGCTATGTTTCAACGAATAGGTCAACGCGGAAAGATTTGTTTGGTGAATAGGCTTTTGGCCGGACAGGTAATGAGTGAAGAACATGTGTCTTTGTGA